One Phenylobacterium hankyongense DNA segment encodes these proteins:
- a CDS encoding L-aspartate oxidase, whose protein sequence is MQRVRHDGVLVVGAGLAGLTAALAAAPAKVLVLTEAPLNHGCSSAWAQGGMAAALAADDTPALHAADTAAAGAGLVDAAMARLLAEEGPAAVRALAALGAPFDRTADGGFAQSLEAAHGRARVARVKGDQAGRAIMEAVTVAVLAAPHIEVRTGVRLRSLLQDAGGRVRGVVAEQGGALVEIVARAVVLATGGVGGLYAVTTTPAELVGDGLGLAALAGAVIADPEFVQFHPTAIDIGRDPAPLATEALRGEGAVLVDAAGARFMARYHPDAELAPRDVVARAIHAEREAGRGAFLDAREAVGQHFPDEFPAVFAACLSGGVDPRVQPIPVAPACHYHMGGVATDAQGRTSLPGLYAAGECASTGVHGANRLASNSLLEAAVFGARAGRAAAGEPDVASEPLAAHVPPKLPDAALQQLRRAMSRDAGVIRDAAGLGRLLGEVRDLQAIHGACPPLVAARLIAACALARTESRGGHFRADATAQAEPRRTFVTLAELDSAAAGLRFAAE, encoded by the coding sequence ATGCAGCGCGTTCGCCACGACGGCGTGCTGGTCGTCGGCGCAGGACTGGCCGGCCTGACCGCCGCCCTGGCCGCTGCGCCCGCCAAGGTGCTGGTGCTGACCGAGGCCCCGCTGAACCACGGCTGCTCCTCGGCCTGGGCGCAAGGCGGCATGGCCGCGGCGCTCGCCGCCGACGACACGCCCGCGCTGCACGCCGCCGACACCGCGGCGGCCGGCGCCGGGCTGGTGGACGCCGCCATGGCCCGGCTGCTGGCCGAGGAAGGTCCCGCCGCGGTCCGCGCCCTGGCCGCGCTCGGCGCCCCCTTCGACCGCACCGCCGACGGCGGCTTCGCCCAGAGCCTGGAGGCCGCCCATGGCCGCGCCCGCGTCGCCCGCGTGAAGGGCGACCAGGCCGGGCGCGCGATCATGGAGGCGGTGACCGTCGCCGTCCTCGCCGCGCCGCACATCGAGGTCCGCACCGGCGTCCGGCTGCGCAGCCTGCTGCAGGACGCGGGCGGCCGGGTGCGCGGCGTCGTCGCCGAGCAGGGCGGCGCGCTGGTGGAGATCGTCGCCCGCGCAGTCGTGCTCGCCACCGGCGGCGTTGGCGGCCTCTACGCCGTCACCACCACGCCGGCCGAACTGGTCGGCGACGGCCTGGGCCTCGCCGCCCTGGCCGGCGCGGTGATCGCCGATCCGGAGTTCGTGCAGTTCCACCCCACGGCCATCGACATCGGCCGCGATCCGGCCCCGCTGGCCACCGAGGCGCTGCGGGGCGAAGGCGCGGTGCTGGTCGACGCCGCCGGCGCGCGCTTCATGGCCCGCTATCATCCCGACGCCGAGCTCGCGCCGCGCGACGTGGTCGCCCGCGCCATCCACGCCGAGCGCGAGGCCGGCCGCGGCGCCTTCCTCGACGCCCGCGAGGCCGTGGGCCAGCACTTCCCCGACGAGTTCCCCGCGGTGTTCGCCGCCTGCCTGTCCGGCGGCGTCGACCCGCGCGTCCAGCCGATCCCGGTGGCGCCGGCCTGCCACTACCACATGGGCGGCGTCGCCACGGACGCGCAGGGCCGCACCTCCCTGCCCGGCCTCTACGCCGCCGGCGAATGCGCCTCCACTGGCGTCCACGGCGCCAACCGCCTGGCCTCCAACTCCCTGCTGGAAGCCGCCGTGTTCGGCGCCCGCGCCGGCCGCGCCGCGGCCGGCGAGCCGGACGTCGCGAGCGAGCCGCTGGCCGCGCACGTGCCGCCGAAGCTGCCTGACGCCGCCTTGCAGCAGCTTCGCCGGGCCATGAGCCGCGACGCCGGCGTGATCCGCGACGCCGCCGGTCTCGGCCGTCTGCTGGGAGAGGTCCGCGACCTCCAGGCGATCCACGGCGCCTGCCCGCCGCTGGTCGCCGCGCGGCTGATCGCCGCCTGCGCGCTCGCCCGCACCGAGAGCCGCGGCGGCCATTTCCGCGCCGACGCCACCGCCCAGGCCGAGCCGCGGCGGACCTTCGTCACCTTGGCCGAACTGGACTCCGCCGCCGCGGGCCTCAGGTTCGCCGCCGAATGA
- the nadA gene encoding quinolinate synthase NadA, producing the protein MAADGFQFAFTPEIEAETLPAWEKVKRHVTPMEWRLQAPLIAEINRLKREKDAVILAHNYMTPEIFHGVGDYVGDSLGLAKEAAKSKARVIVQAGVHFMAETSKILSPEKKVLIPDLQAGCSLAASITGADVRLIKQRYPGLPVVTYVNTTAEVKAETDICCTSANAVQVVEEAARLWGVDRVILIPDEFLARNVARQTDIKIIAWKGRCEVHERFTAADILEIKEAYPDAEVLAHPECPAEVLEVSDFAGSTAAMNDYVLTRKPKRVVLITECSMADNVAADAVDTEFVRPCNLCPHMKRITLENIYEALLHERYEVTVDPLIAERARLAVQRMVDLPPPARPARYDLVKARHHVDVELI; encoded by the coding sequence ATGGCCGCCGACGGGTTCCAGTTCGCGTTCACCCCCGAGATCGAAGCCGAGACCCTGCCGGCCTGGGAGAAGGTCAAGCGGCACGTCACGCCCATGGAGTGGCGCCTGCAGGCTCCGCTGATCGCCGAGATCAACCGGCTGAAGCGGGAGAAGGACGCCGTCATCCTGGCCCACAACTACATGACGCCGGAGATCTTCCACGGGGTCGGCGACTATGTCGGCGACAGCCTGGGTCTGGCCAAGGAAGCGGCCAAGTCGAAGGCCCGGGTGATCGTCCAGGCCGGCGTGCACTTCATGGCCGAGACCTCGAAGATCCTGTCGCCGGAGAAGAAGGTCCTGATCCCCGACCTGCAGGCCGGCTGCTCGCTCGCCGCCTCGATCACCGGCGCCGACGTGCGGCTGATCAAGCAGCGCTATCCGGGCCTGCCGGTGGTCACCTACGTCAACACCACCGCCGAGGTGAAGGCCGAGACCGACATCTGCTGCACGAGCGCCAACGCCGTGCAGGTGGTGGAGGAAGCCGCGCGGCTATGGGGCGTCGACCGGGTGATCCTGATCCCGGACGAGTTCCTGGCCCGAAACGTGGCCCGGCAGACCGACATCAAGATCATCGCCTGGAAGGGCCGCTGCGAGGTGCACGAGCGCTTCACCGCCGCCGACATCCTGGAGATCAAGGAGGCCTATCCCGACGCCGAGGTGCTGGCCCACCCCGAGTGCCCGGCCGAGGTGCTCGAGGTGTCGGATTTCGCCGGCTCGACGGCGGCGATGAACGACTACGTGCTGACCCGCAAGCCGAAGCGGGTGGTGCTGATCACCGAGTGCTCCATGGCCGACAACGTCGCGGCCGACGCCGTCGACACCGAGTTCGTGCGGCCCTGCAACCTGTGCCCGCACATGAAGCGGATCACGCTGGAGAACATCTACGAGGCGCTGCTGCACGAACGCTATGAGGTCACCGTCGATCCGCTGATCGCCGAGCGCGCGCGTCTGGCCGTGCAGCGGATGGTCGACCTGCCGCCGCCGGCGCGCCCGGCCCGCTACGACCTGGTCAAGGCCCGCCACCACGTCGACGTGGAGCTGATCTGA
- a CDS encoding cell wall hydrolase translates to MSDAELARDTGRMDPAMRALALRHDPGLRRSDPWNRPQGWSSLDIRKVPDLGFTQAPPQTAEEVNALRPFARSPIRPMRPFVLKTDAADQNRALHCLAQAVYYEAAREPTAGQQAVAQVVLNRVRHPAYPKSICGVVYQGAALPTGCQFTFTCDGALRWAPEPALWDRSLAVAKRALAGFVATDVGSATHYHASYVAPYWAPTLVKMTQVGAHIFYRWTGPWGEPPAFTGRYTGHESDLPPQLLASADPRLPGPPVERKVTLAVAGEVRTYKVADPAAVGGERTRVIGTIQSTRRQPTPEEIKQINARLAAVEQKLDGGSPPPATGPAPAAAPLKPAALKPASAPKAEDQPTNASG, encoded by the coding sequence TTGTCGGACGCCGAGCTGGCGCGCGACACCGGCCGGATGGACCCGGCCATGCGCGCCCTGGCCCTTCGCCACGACCCGGGGCTGCGCCGGTCGGACCCCTGGAACCGCCCTCAGGGCTGGTCCAGCCTCGACATCCGCAAGGTCCCCGACCTCGGCTTCACCCAGGCGCCGCCGCAGACGGCCGAGGAGGTCAATGCGCTGCGGCCCTTCGCACGCTCGCCGATCCGGCCCATGCGGCCGTTCGTGCTGAAGACCGACGCCGCGGATCAGAACCGCGCCCTGCATTGCCTGGCCCAGGCGGTCTACTACGAGGCGGCGCGCGAGCCGACGGCGGGCCAGCAGGCGGTGGCCCAGGTGGTCCTGAACCGGGTGCGCCACCCGGCCTATCCGAAGTCGATCTGCGGCGTGGTCTACCAGGGCGCGGCGTTGCCGACCGGCTGCCAGTTCACCTTCACCTGCGACGGGGCGCTGCGCTGGGCGCCGGAGCCGGCGCTCTGGGATCGGTCGCTGGCGGTGGCGAAGCGCGCGCTCGCCGGCTTCGTGGCCACGGACGTGGGCTCGGCGACGCACTACCACGCCAGCTACGTCGCGCCCTACTGGGCGCCGACGCTGGTGAAGATGACCCAGGTGGGGGCGCACATCTTCTACCGCTGGACCGGCCCCTGGGGCGAGCCGCCGGCCTTCACCGGGCGCTACACCGGTCACGAGTCCGACCTGCCGCCGCAGTTGCTGGCCAGCGCCGACCCGCGCCTGCCGGGCCCGCCGGTCGAGCGGAAGGTCACCCTGGCGGTGGCCGGCGAGGTCCGCACCTACAAGGTCGCCGATCCGGCGGCCGTGGGCGGCGAACGCACCCGGGTGATCGGCACGATCCAGTCGACCCGCCGCCAGCCGACGCCGGAGGAGATCAAGCAGATCAACGCCCGCCTCGCGGCGGTGGAGCAGAAGCTCGACGGCGGATCACCGCCGCCTGCGACCGGCCCGGCCCCGGCTGCTGCGCCCCTGAAGCCCGCGGCCCTGAAGCCCGCGTCGGCCCCGAAGGCGGAGGATCAGCCGACGAATGCGTCCGGATAG
- a CDS encoding GNAT family N-acetyltransferase: protein MIRYARPADHAAIDAVVSAAFGQADEARLVARLRADGDALFEMVAEQAGEVVGHVMFSRLWADRDEMFAALAPLAVRPEAQRAGLGSGLVRAGLEMAKEFGAHGVLVLGDPAFYPRFGFSAAAAAQVSAPYAGQPAFMALALEPGAFDAPVSVAYPDAFVG, encoded by the coding sequence ATGATCCGCTATGCCCGCCCCGCCGACCACGCGGCCATCGACGCCGTCGTGAGTGCGGCCTTTGGACAGGCCGACGAGGCGAGGCTGGTGGCGCGACTGCGCGCCGACGGCGACGCGCTGTTCGAGATGGTGGCCGAGCAGGCCGGCGAGGTGGTCGGCCACGTGATGTTCAGCCGCCTGTGGGCCGACCGCGACGAGATGTTCGCGGCCCTGGCGCCGCTGGCCGTGCGGCCGGAGGCGCAGCGGGCCGGCCTCGGCTCAGGGCTGGTGCGCGCCGGGCTGGAGATGGCCAAGGAGTTCGGCGCCCACGGGGTGCTGGTGCTGGGCGACCCCGCCTTCTATCCGCGCTTCGGCTTCTCCGCGGCGGCGGCGGCGCAGGTGTCGGCGCCCTACGCCGGCCAGCCCGCCTTCATGGCCCTGGCGCTCGAGCCGGGGGCCTTCGACGCGCCCGTCAGCGTCGCCTATCCGGACGCATTCGTCGGCTGA
- the trxB gene encoding thioredoxin-disulfide reductase — protein MPEDRSAPRSVRCLIVGSGPAGYTAAVYAARALLDPVLIQGIQPGGQLTITTEVENYPGFAEVIQGPWLMEQMQAQAEHVGTEVINDIVLEADLSKRPFRLVCDSGQVWLAETLIIATGAQAKWLGLPSEQRFQGFGVSACATCDGFFYRGKQVVVVGGGNTAVEEALFLTNFADKVTVVHRRDEFRAEKILQERLFANPKIEVIWNAAIDEVIGAEDPMGVTGVRLKDLDTDVTTVLPCDGVFIAIGHAPASQLFKGQLEMDASGYLKVKAGTASTAVEGVYAAGDVTDDVYRQAVTAAGMGCMAALEAVRFLAEEDHRKAHHPISHQEAEKIGTW, from the coding sequence ATGCCTGAAGATCGTTCCGCCCCCCGCTCCGTTCGTTGCCTGATCGTGGGCTCCGGCCCCGCCGGCTACACCGCCGCCGTCTATGCTGCGCGCGCCCTGCTCGACCCCGTGCTGATCCAGGGGATCCAGCCGGGCGGCCAGCTCACCATCACCACCGAGGTGGAGAATTACCCCGGCTTCGCCGAGGTGATTCAGGGTCCCTGGCTGATGGAGCAGATGCAGGCCCAGGCCGAGCACGTGGGCACGGAGGTCATCAACGATATCGTGCTGGAGGCCGACCTCTCGAAGCGGCCCTTCCGCCTGGTCTGCGACAGCGGCCAGGTGTGGCTGGCCGAGACCCTGATCATCGCCACCGGCGCCCAGGCCAAGTGGCTGGGCCTGCCGTCCGAGCAGAGGTTCCAGGGCTTCGGCGTCTCGGCCTGCGCCACCTGCGACGGCTTCTTCTACCGCGGCAAGCAGGTGGTGGTGGTCGGCGGCGGCAACACCGCGGTCGAAGAGGCGCTGTTCCTCACCAACTTCGCCGACAAGGTGACGGTCGTGCACCGGCGCGACGAGTTCCGGGCCGAGAAGATCCTGCAGGAGCGGCTGTTCGCCAATCCGAAGATCGAGGTGATCTGGAACGCGGCCATCGACGAGGTGATCGGCGCGGAGGACCCGATGGGGGTCACCGGCGTGCGGCTGAAGGACCTCGACACCGACGTGACCACCGTGCTGCCCTGCGACGGGGTGTTCATCGCCATCGGCCACGCGCCGGCCTCGCAGCTGTTCAAGGGCCAGCTGGAGATGGACGCCTCCGGCTATCTGAAGGTGAAGGCCGGCACGGCCTCCACCGCCGTCGAGGGCGTCTATGCGGCGGGCGACGTGACCGACGACGTCTATCGCCAGGCGGTCACCGCGGCCGGCATGGGCTGCATGGCGGCGCTCGAGGCGGTGCGGTTCCTGGCCGAGGAGGACCACCGCAAGGCGCACCACCCGATCAGCCATCAAGAGGCCGAAAAAATCGGAACTTGGTAA
- the pseI gene encoding pseudaminic acid synthase, which yields MPAHPPEIEIAGRKVGAAYPPFVICELSGNHNGSLERALAMIDAAAATGCDAIKIQTYTADTITMDVDRPEFRIAGGLWDGRSLHELYQEAQTPYEWHPALFERARARGVILFSSPFDETAVDLLADLGAPAYKIASFEAVDLPLIRYAAARGKPLIISTGMANLEEIEAAKAAALEAGAAGVVLLHCVSSYPAALEDANVRTVADMAGRFGCPVGLSDHTPGTAAAVAAIAMGASVIEKHFTLARADGGPDAAFSLEPDEFRTLVADGKAAWTALGRAHYDLLGSERGNRAFRRSLYVAADVRAGEPLSRANVRSIRPGNGLPPADLDAVLGRPASRDLKRGEPLAWDMVGR from the coding sequence ATGCCTGCACATCCACCCGAGATCGAGATCGCCGGCCGCAAGGTCGGCGCGGCCTATCCGCCGTTCGTAATCTGCGAGCTCTCCGGCAACCACAACGGCAGCCTGGAGCGGGCGCTGGCGATGATCGATGCGGCCGCGGCCACCGGCTGCGACGCCATCAAGATCCAGACCTACACCGCCGACACCATCACCATGGACGTCGACCGGCCGGAGTTCCGCATCGCGGGCGGCCTCTGGGACGGGCGCAGCCTGCACGAGCTCTACCAGGAGGCCCAGACACCCTACGAATGGCACCCGGCGCTGTTCGAACGGGCGCGGGCGCGCGGCGTGATCCTGTTCTCCAGCCCCTTCGACGAGACCGCAGTGGACCTGCTCGCGGACCTCGGCGCGCCGGCCTACAAGATCGCCTCCTTCGAAGCGGTGGACCTGCCGCTGATCCGCTACGCCGCGGCCAGGGGCAAGCCGCTGATCATCTCCACCGGCATGGCCAACCTCGAGGAGATCGAGGCCGCCAAGGCCGCGGCCCTGGAGGCCGGGGCGGCGGGCGTGGTGCTGCTGCACTGCGTCTCCAGCTATCCGGCCGCGCTGGAGGACGCCAACGTCCGCACCGTCGCCGACATGGCCGGGCGGTTCGGCTGCCCGGTCGGTCTGTCGGATCACACGCCCGGCACGGCGGCGGCGGTGGCGGCGATCGCCATGGGCGCCTCGGTGATCGAGAAACACTTCACCCTGGCCCGCGCCGACGGCGGCCCCGACGCCGCCTTCAGCCTGGAGCCGGACGAGTTCCGCACCCTGGTCGCCGACGGCAAGGCAGCCTGGACCGCGCTCGGCCGCGCCCACTACGACCTGCTGGGCTCGGAACGCGGCAACCGCGCTTTCCGCCGCTCGCTCTACGTCGCCGCCGACGTCCGGGCCGGCGAGCCGCTCAGCCGCGCCAACGTCCGCTCGATCCGGCCAGGGAACGGCCTGCCGCCGGCCGACCTCGACGCGGTCCTGGGCCGTCCCGCATCGCGCGACCTGAAGCGCGGCGAGCCGCTTGCCTGGGACATGGTGGGCCGATGA
- the pseH gene encoding UDP-4-amino-4,6-dideoxy-N-acetyl-beta-L-altrosamine N-acetyltransferase, which yields MSVRLRLVAPEDSARLLAWRNAPEVAAYMYSDHAISQAEHDRWFAGALSAADRRYWMIEMDGQPVGLANLARIDPAARRCDWAYYLGEASTRGRGLGSRIEYIVLRYVFEAMGFNKLWCEVLVENEAVWKLHQSFGFVREALFRAHVFKDGRFQDVVGLGMLRTDWQAARPAIEARLRDKGHDPEALEPAP from the coding sequence ATGAGCGTCCGCCTGCGCCTTGTGGCGCCCGAGGACAGCGCCCGCCTGCTCGCCTGGCGCAATGCGCCGGAGGTGGCGGCCTACATGTACAGCGACCATGCGATCTCGCAGGCCGAGCACGACCGCTGGTTCGCCGGCGCGCTGTCGGCCGCGGACCGCCGCTACTGGATGATCGAGATGGACGGCCAGCCGGTCGGCCTGGCCAACCTCGCCCGCATCGACCCCGCCGCCCGGCGCTGCGACTGGGCCTACTACCTGGGCGAGGCGTCGACCCGCGGACGCGGCCTGGGTTCGCGCATCGAGTACATCGTCCTGCGGTACGTGTTCGAGGCCATGGGCTTCAACAAGCTCTGGTGCGAGGTGCTGGTGGAGAACGAGGCGGTGTGGAAGCTGCACCAGTCCTTCGGCTTCGTCCGCGAGGCCCTGTTCCGCGCGCACGTGTTCAAGGACGGCCGGTTCCAGGATGTCGTGGGCCTCGGCATGCTCCGCACGGACTGGCAGGCCGCCAGGCCCGCCATCGAGGCGCGGCTCCGCGACAAGGGCCACGATCCCGAAGCGCTGGAGCCCGCGCCCTAG
- a CDS encoding cytidylyltransferase domain-containing protein — protein sequence MILAILQARLSSTRLPGKVLLPLAGAPMILRQLERTARARRIDQLVVATSVEPGDDPLVEVLLREGVRVHRGPLEDVLARFVGALDASPAEHVVRLTGDCPLIDPQLIDRTIDLHLESGADYTQNRLETLGFPKGQDVEVITAPALRRAAAQASTPEEHEHVTWGVWRHPERYRIARLEPPVDEGLVRWTVDRPDDYAFVAAVYDGLYGKNPAFTSDDVRAFVRSRPDLATYGGDRRV from the coding sequence TTGATCCTCGCCATCCTGCAGGCCCGCCTCAGCTCCACCCGCCTGCCGGGAAAGGTGCTGCTGCCCCTGGCCGGCGCGCCGATGATCCTGCGGCAGCTGGAGCGCACCGCCCGGGCGCGGCGGATCGACCAGCTGGTGGTGGCGACCAGCGTCGAGCCTGGCGACGACCCGCTCGTCGAGGTGCTGCTGCGCGAGGGCGTCCGCGTCCATCGCGGACCGCTAGAGGACGTGCTCGCCCGCTTCGTGGGCGCGCTGGACGCCAGCCCGGCCGAGCACGTGGTGCGGCTGACCGGCGACTGCCCGCTGATCGATCCTCAGCTGATCGACCGCACCATCGACCTGCACCTGGAAAGCGGGGCCGACTACACGCAGAACCGGCTGGAGACCCTGGGCTTCCCGAAGGGACAGGACGTGGAGGTGATCACCGCTCCGGCCCTGCGCCGCGCCGCCGCCCAGGCCTCGACGCCCGAGGAGCACGAGCACGTCACCTGGGGCGTCTGGCGCCATCCCGAGCGCTACCGGATCGCCCGCCTGGAGCCGCCGGTGGACGAGGGCCTGGTGCGCTGGACGGTGGACCGCCCCGACGACTACGCGTTCGTGGCCGCGGTCTATGACGGCCTCTACGGCAAGAACCCGGCGTTCACGTCGGATGACGTGCGCGCCTTCGTACGGTCGCGGCCGGACCTGGCGACCTACGGCGGCGACCGGCGGGTCTAG
- a CDS encoding phytanoyl-CoA dioxygenase family protein — protein MTESRTEEADGRLARAVVSDFIRNGAHLFDERVDPQAAAELLAEIRATRRFDDSLFLSQAEFDADPQYTGVNPKPGRNLLERFEHRLGFVEQAPHLVEAITTLLGPDYRILDKKVVCGVPARSVPPWLQARILGNPVNNLGAYVRPEHRDVTYFYGIDFHQDLIDYKAREADFLTLYVYLHPVGRADAPLFLLEGSHRLGGSVFPHELTRTGPDAWLYRNGPYGEVAVRQRMLTGDAGFAAIWHACTLHGTQPDAADHERISLRYLVARGAAKTSAIDTVNATLAGPLSLTDTRKDLGADGSAAIRRNTVNQV, from the coding sequence ATGACGGAGTCCCGGACGGAGGAGGCCGATGGCCGACTGGCCCGCGCGGTGGTGTCCGACTTCATCCGCAACGGCGCCCACCTGTTCGACGAGCGGGTGGACCCGCAGGCCGCAGCCGAGCTGCTGGCCGAGATCCGCGCCACCCGGCGGTTCGACGACAGCCTCTTCCTCTCGCAAGCCGAGTTCGACGCCGACCCGCAGTACACCGGCGTCAATCCGAAGCCCGGCCGCAACCTGCTGGAGCGCTTCGAACACCGCCTGGGCTTCGTCGAGCAGGCGCCGCACCTGGTCGAGGCGATCACCACCCTGCTGGGGCCCGACTACCGGATCCTCGACAAGAAGGTGGTCTGCGGCGTGCCGGCGCGGTCCGTGCCGCCCTGGCTGCAGGCCCGCATCCTCGGCAATCCGGTGAACAACCTGGGGGCCTACGTGCGGCCCGAGCACCGGGACGTGACCTATTTCTACGGCATCGACTTCCATCAGGACCTGATCGACTACAAGGCCCGCGAGGCCGATTTCCTGACCCTCTACGTCTACCTGCATCCGGTCGGCCGCGCCGACGCGCCGCTGTTCCTGCTGGAGGGCAGCCATCGGCTGGGCGGCTCGGTGTTCCCGCACGAGCTGACGCGCACAGGTCCCGACGCCTGGCTCTACCGCAACGGCCCGTACGGCGAGGTGGCCGTGCGCCAGAGGATGCTCACCGGCGACGCCGGCTTCGCGGCCATCTGGCACGCCTGCACCCTGCACGGCACCCAGCCCGACGCCGCCGACCACGAGCGGATCTCGCTGCGTTACCTGGTCGCGCGCGGGGCGGCGAAGACCTCGGCCATCGACACCGTCAACGCCACCCTGGCCGGACCGCTCAGCCTCACCGACACCCGCAAGGACCTGGGCGCGGACGGCTCGGCGGCGATCCGGCGCAACACGGTCAATCAGGTCTGA
- the pseG gene encoding UDP-2,4-diacetamido-2,4,6-trideoxy-beta-L-altropyranose hydrolase codes for MTGPRILFVVDAGPRVGGGHVIRSLTLAGALSAQGASCTFMGPPAVSAVLDAFAPDAAQLAAASTEPRDLATAVAAEAFDAVVFDHYGLGERDHRAMGQGRPVLVIDDLADRPLGADVVVDSGPARKAEDYNGLIADDARLLLGPPYAPVRPEFAALRQTALAWRGEPVQRVLVSMGLTDVDGITARVVERLRPRVGDAGLDIVLGDQAPSLPGLMKVARRDPRLAIHVDTPHMARLTAEADIAVGGSGSSAWERCTLGLPSVVIVLAENQRAAAAALADRGAALALDADQPDFDPQFDRALTRLMIDPALRRQLAVSSAELCDGLGAGRIATVFLQRIRDSASQPTR; via the coding sequence ATGACCGGACCTCGAATCCTGTTCGTCGTCGACGCCGGCCCGCGGGTGGGTGGCGGCCACGTGATCCGCTCCCTGACCCTGGCCGGGGCGCTGTCGGCGCAGGGCGCGTCCTGCACCTTCATGGGTCCGCCGGCGGTGAGCGCCGTGCTGGACGCCTTTGCGCCGGACGCCGCGCAGCTGGCCGCCGCCTCCACCGAGCCCCGCGACCTCGCCACCGCCGTAGCGGCGGAAGCCTTCGACGCCGTGGTCTTCGACCACTACGGCCTGGGCGAGCGGGACCACCGGGCGATGGGCCAGGGCCGGCCGGTGCTGGTGATCGACGACCTGGCCGACCGTCCGCTCGGCGCCGACGTGGTGGTCGACTCCGGCCCCGCCCGCAAGGCGGAGGATTACAACGGCCTGATCGCCGACGACGCGCGCCTGCTGCTGGGCCCTCCCTACGCGCCGGTGCGCCCGGAGTTCGCGGCCCTGCGCCAGACCGCGCTCGCCTGGCGCGGCGAGCCGGTGCAGCGCGTCCTGGTCTCGATGGGGCTGACCGACGTGGACGGCATCACCGCCCGGGTGGTGGAGCGGCTGCGCCCGCGGGTCGGCGACGCCGGCCTCGACATCGTCCTCGGCGACCAGGCCCCCAGCCTGCCCGGCCTGATGAAGGTCGCCCGGCGCGATCCCCGCCTGGCGATCCACGTGGACACCCCGCACATGGCGCGGCTGACGGCGGAGGCCGACATCGCCGTCGGCGGTTCAGGCTCATCGGCCTGGGAACGCTGCACCCTGGGCCTGCCCTCGGTGGTGATCGTCCTGGCGGAGAACCAGCGCGCCGCCGCCGCCGCGCTCGCCGACCGCGGCGCGGCGCTGGCGCTCGACGCCGACCAGCCGGACTTCGACCCGCAGTTCGACCGCGCCCTGACCCGGCTGATGATCGATCCCGCCCTGCGTCGCCAGCTGGCGGTCAGTAGCGCCGAGCTCTGCGACGGCCTGGGGGCCGGCCGCATCGCCACGGTGTTCCTGCAGCGCATCCGCGACAGCGCGTCCCAGCCGACGCGCTGA
- a CDS encoding mitochondrial fission ELM1 family protein encodes MNIWAVSDGRAGIEAQVDGLAQAVARLRPAEIVIKRIGWRWGLGRLPSRLNPGLLATLTPGSGLHPPWPDIWIAAGRATLPLSTRLRRLSGGRTFVVQTQHPRQPIKAFDLVVPPIHDRLTGANVLPIVGSPNRLSPAQLAAELERFRDKLESLPRPRVAVIVGGASKAFGLPAERAARMGREVAEAVTASGGSVLVSFTRRTPQAAREILRAEWARLPGVVWDDRGDNPYFAFLAAADAILVTEDSTNLATEAAATGKPVHVLALEGRSEKFDRFHHDLRERGSARPFAGRLESWDYTPLAETDRAAAELLRRYDARN; translated from the coding sequence TTGAACATCTGGGCCGTTTCCGACGGCCGCGCCGGCATCGAGGCGCAGGTCGACGGCCTGGCGCAGGCGGTTGCGCGCCTGCGGCCGGCCGAGATCGTCATAAAGCGCATCGGCTGGAGGTGGGGCCTCGGCCGGCTGCCCTCACGGCTGAACCCCGGCCTGCTGGCGACGCTGACCCCGGGCAGCGGCCTCCATCCGCCCTGGCCGGACATCTGGATCGCGGCGGGACGCGCCACCCTGCCGCTTTCGACGCGCCTGCGGCGGCTGTCAGGCGGCCGGACCTTCGTCGTGCAGACCCAGCACCCGCGCCAGCCGATCAAGGCTTTCGACCTCGTCGTACCACCGATCCATGACCGCCTGACCGGGGCGAACGTCCTACCCATCGTCGGCTCGCCCAACCGCCTGTCGCCAGCCCAGCTGGCCGCAGAGCTGGAGCGCTTCCGCGACAAGCTCGAGAGCCTGCCCCGGCCGCGGGTGGCGGTGATCGTCGGGGGCGCGTCGAAGGCCTTCGGCCTGCCCGCCGAGCGTGCGGCGCGGATGGGCCGCGAGGTCGCCGAAGCCGTGACCGCGTCCGGCGGCTCGGTGCTGGTCAGCTTCACGCGCCGCACGCCGCAGGCCGCCCGGGAGATCCTGCGGGCGGAATGGGCGCGGCTGCCGGGCGTCGTCTGGGACGACCGCGGCGACAACCCCTACTTCGCCTTCCTGGCCGCGGCCGACGCGATCCTGGTGACCGAGGACTCCACCAACCTGGCCACCGAGGCCGCCGCCACCGGCAAGCCGGTGCATGTGCTGGCGCTGGAAGGGCGCAGCGAAAAGTTCGACCGCTTCCACCACGACCTGCGCGAGCGCGGGAGCGCCCGGCCCTTCGCCGGCCGCCTCGAGAGCTGGGACTATACGCCCCTCGCCGAGACCGACCGCGCGGCGGCGGAGCTGCTGCGCCGCTACGACGCGCGGAATTAG